GCAAAACCAATTGAAGGATCTGGTTGAGACGTTTCAGCAGGAGTTAGGACGCTTGCTGACGCCGTTTGAAATCGAAGATCTTTCCAAAACTGTCAAAGAAGATGGGATCAAGGCGGATTTGATTAAAGAAGCTCTCCGAGAGGCCGTTCTAAACGGTAAACCAAACTGGAAATATATTCAGGCTATCCTTCGAAATTGGCGCCATGAAGGCATCCAGTCTGTGGCCCAAGTGGAGGCTAAAAGAGCAGAGAGAGAAGCAAACAATCCTAAACAAGTTCAAGCTTCGGCTGATTTTCTCGATGCCATGAATTTGTGGCAAGATTAGTCGCTTGAAAAGTCTTGAAAATTAGAGTAAGGTTTGCAAGCTCCTTATAAATATGATAAAATAATAGAAAATAAAATGAAAAAAGAGGTATGTGAAATGTCACGTAAACCATTTATCGCTGGTAACTGGAAAATGAACAAAAATCCAGAAGAAGCAAAAGCATTCGTTGAAGCCGTTGCCTCAAAACTTCCTTCATCAGACCTTGTTGAAGCAGGTATCGCAGCTCCTGCAGTTGATTTGACAGCTGTTCTTGCTGCTGCTAAAGGTTCAAACCTTAAAGTTGCTGCTCAAAACTGCTACTTTGAAAATGCAGGTGCTTTCACTGGTGAAACTAGCCCACAAGTTTTGAAAGAAATCGGTACAGACTACGTTGTTATCGGTCACTCAGAACGTCGTGACTACTTCCATGAAACTGACGAAGATATCAACAAAAAAGCAAAAGCAATCTTTGCAAACGGTATGCTTCCAATCATCTGTTGTGGTGAGTCACTTGAAACTTACGAAGCTGGTAAAGCGGCTGAATTCGTAGGTGCTCAAGTATCTGCTGCATTGGCTGGATTGACAGCTGAACAAGTTGCTGCATCAGTTATCGCTTATGAGCCAATCTGGGCTATCGGTACTGGTAAATCAGCTTCACAAGACGATGCACAAAAAATGTGTAAAGTTGTTCGTGACGTTGTAGCTGCTGACTTTGGTCAAGAAGTTGCGGACAAAGTTCGTGTTCAATACGGTGGTTCAGTTAAACCTGAAAACGTTGCTTCATACATGGCTTGCCCAGACGTTGACGGTGCCCTTGTTGGTGGTGCGTCACTTGAAGCAGAAAGCTTCTTGGCTTTGCTTGACTTTGTAAAATAATCTAGGTTTTTCCAGACAGACAGTCAAAAGTACTAGGTGACTTTGACTGCCTGTCTTGTTTTTACTTGGAGTACTCTTGTGAAAGAGGAATTTTTTCTAGTTTAGTAAAGTTCCTTAGGGAAAGAAAGGCGTGCGGATGCGCGCTCTTTTCTGTATTAAAAAGTTATGAAAGGAGGAGTTATGCTCTATATTTGGTCTTATTTGAAAAAATATCCCAAGTGGTTATTCCTGGATTTCTTTGGCGCGGTTTTCTTTGTTATCGTCAATCTTGGACTGCCAACTGTTCTGGCTCGGATGATTGATGAAGGTGTGAATAAAGGAAATGAACATCAATTGTATGTTTGGGCCACTATCATGCTGGTGATTATCCTATGTGGAACCTTGGGGCGTATAGTCTTGTCCTACGCAGCTAGTAAGCTGACGACCAATATGGTCAAGGATATGAGGGATGATCTCTATGCCAAATTACAAGAGTATTCTCATCATGAATATGAAAAGATAGGAGTATCTTCACTGGTTACTCGTATTACCAGTGATGCCTTTGTTCTCATGCAATTTGCAGAACAGACCTTAAAACTGGGTGTCATCACTCCCATGATGATGTTGTCTAGTATTTTAATGATCTTTTTGACCAGCCCGTCATTGGCTTGGATAGTAGCTTTTGCAGTACCTTTCTTGGCTGTGGTGGTTATTTATGTGGCTGTCAAGACTCGCCCTTTGTCAGAGAAACAGCAGAAAACTTTGGACAAAATCAATCAATACGCTCGTGAAAATCTGATGGGGCTTCGTGTCATTCGTGCCTTTGCTCGTGAGGAGTTTCAAGAAGAACGCTTTGCAGGACAAAATGCGGTCTATGCAGCTAATTCCAATCGTCTGTTTAAACTAACTGGCTTGACGGAACCCTTGTTTGTTCAGATTATCATTGCCATGATTGTGGCTATTGTCTGGTTTGCTCTGGATCCTATCAAACAAGGTAGTTTGCAAATTGGGGATCTAGTAGCCTTTATCGAATATAGTTTTCACGCCCTCTTGTCCTTCCTTTTCCTATCTAATCTCTTCACTATGTACCCTCGTACAGCTGTTTCGAGTGAACGGTTGAAAGAAGTCATGGATATGCCAATCTCTATTGATTCCAATGAAGGAGGCGTTAGAGAGACAGCAACCCACGGCTATTTGGAATTTGAAAATGTCACCTTTGCCTATCCTGGTGAGACGGAAAATCCTGTTTTGCACAATATTTCTTTCAGTGCTAAACCAGGTGAAACCATTGCTTTTATCGGATCGACCGGATCGGGCAAGTCCTCTCTTGTGCAATTGATTCCTCGTTTTTACGATGTCACGCTTGGGAAAATCAAAGTTGATGGTATCGATGTGAGAGATTATCGCCTCAAGTCTCTCCGTCAAAAGATTGGTTTTATTCCGCAGAAGGCCTTGCTCTTTACCGGAACTATCGCTGAAAATATCCGCTATGGGAAGGAAGATGCTAGTCACAAAGACCTACATCAGGCAGCAGATGTGGCGCAAGCCAAAGATTTTATCGAAAGCCGAGAAGAAGGCTTTGCGACCCATCTAGCTGAAGGTGGAAGCAATCTTTCTGGGGGACAGAAGCAACGTCTCTCAATTGCCCGAGCGGTTATAAAGAATCCTGATATCTATATTTTTGACGATTCTTTCTCAGCCTTGGACTATCGCACGGATGCCATTTTACGCCGTCGTCTCAAGGAAGTAACACAGAATGCTACGGTTTTAATCGTCGCTCAACGTGTCGGAACCATCATGGATGCGGATCAGATCATCGTTCTTGATAAAGGGGAAATCGTGGGTCGCGGTCGACATGAGGAATTGATGGAAACCAATGACATCTATCGTGAAATTGCTGAGTCGCAGTTGAAAAACGCATCGCTAACAGAAGAATAGGAGGAAATATGAAAACACAATCTAGTTTGGCTCGTTTGTGGAGCTATTTGAAAGCCTACCGTTTTTCTGTCTTTTTTGCAGTCTTTCTAAAAGTTTTAAGCGTAGTCATGAGTGTCTTGGAGCCTTTTGTATTGGGGTTAGCCATTACGGAGTTGACAAAGAATCTCTTAGATATGGCTAATGGTCTTGCAGGCGCTCATATCAATACTGGCTACATCGGAACTGTTTTAATCATTTACCTCTTTAGAGGTCTCTTATATGAACTTGGGTCTTATTATTCCAACTATTTCATGACCAATGCAGTCCAGTCTATGACTCAGGATCTGCGAAATGAAATGACTGAAAAGCTCAATCGTATCCCAGTATCTTTCTTTGATAAACACCAATTTGGTGATTTGTTGGGGCGCTTTACCAGTGATGTTGAGACAGTGTCCAACGCTCTTCAACAGTCTTTCCTCCAAATTGTCAATGTCGTTCTGACGATTGTCCTTGTCATGGGAATGGTTTTATACTTGAACTTTCAACTGGCTATAGTGGTGATTCTATCCATTCCAGTGACCTATTTCGGTGCCAGAAGCATCCTGAAACGTTCTCAGCCTTATTTTAAAGAACAGGCGGCTATTTTAGGACGGATGAATGGCTATGTGCAGGAAAATCTTACAGGTTTTAATGTCTTGAAACTCTACGGTCGTGAGGAATCCTCTCATAAAGAATTTTCTAAGATTACAGACGACCTCCAACGTGTTGGCTTTAAAGCCAGCTTTATCTCTGGGCTCATGATGCCAGCCCTTCATGCTGTATCGGACTTGACCTATCTGATCGTTGCAGTTCTTGGTGGTTTGCAAGTGATTGCGGGTCGCTTGACAGTGGGGAATATGCAGGCCTTTGTTCAGTACGTTTGGCAGGTCAGCCAGCCTATCCAAAACATCACACAACTTGCGGGTCAAATGCAAAGTGCTAAGTCTTCGTTAGACCGCATCTTCGATATCTTGGATGAGACAGAGGAAGTCAAGGGAGAAGAACTCGAAATCCTTGAACCCTTAACAGGTCAGGTGACCTTCCAACATGTTGACTTCCAGTATGTTGAAAACAAACCATTGATTCGAGACTTTAATCTGGAAGTTCAACCGGGAGAGATGGTGGCGATTGTTGGTCCTACTGGAGCTGGTAAGACGACCTTGATCAATCTGCTTATGCGCTTTTACGATGTCACAGCAGGCGCAATCTTGGTTGACGGGCAGGATATTCGCCAGTTGTCACGACAAGACTACCGCCGTCAGTTTGGGATGGTCTTGCAGGATGCTTGGCTCTATGAAGGTACGATCAAAGAAAACCTACGTTTTGGAAATCTTGACGCCAGTGACGAAGAAATAATAGAAGCTGCCAAAGCGGCAAATGTAGATCACTTTATCCGAACGCTTCCTAGTGGTTACAACATGGAGATGAACCAAGAGTCCAGCAATATTTCCCTCGGACAAAAACAACTTTTGACCATCGCGCGTGCTCTCCTAGCCAATCCTAAAATTCTTATTTTGGATGAAGCGACTTCCTCTGTTGACACCCGTTTGGAACTTTTGATTCAAAAAGCCATGAAACGCTTGATGAAGGGAAGAACAAGCTTTGTCATCGCCCACCGTCTCTCTACTATTCAAGAAGCGGATAAGATTCTCGTTCTTAAGGATGGACAGATTATTGAGCAGGGAAATCATGAAAGCTTGCTCCAAGAAAAAGGCTTTTATTATGATCTGTACCAAAGCCAATTTTCGAGCAAATCTGATCAAGTCAGCTAATAAAATAAAGCTAAATTTTTCTTAAATTATCAGTCAATTACAACTTTTTTAATATGGGTTAATTTTCTTGCTTTTGTCTACTTGGAGTGGTATACTGAGGTAGTAATCAATAATATGGTTACAAAAATAATTTTACGAGGTGAAAAAAATGGTTGAATTGAAAAAAGATGCATTAAAAGACGTAACAACATTATCTAAATCAGCGCCTGAAGCGCTAGCAAAAACAAAGGAAGTGCTTAACCAAGCAGTAGCAGACTTGTATGTGGCTCACATTGCCCTTCACCAAGTACACTGGTACATGCGTGGTCGTGGTTTCCAAGTATGGCATCCTAAGATGGATGAATACATGGATAGCCTAGATGGTTACCTTGATGAAGTCAGCGAACGCTTGATTACACTTGGTGGCAAACCTTATTCAACTTTGACAGAATTCCTTCAACACAGTGAAATCGAAGAAGAAGAAGGAGAATTCCGTAACGTTGAAGAAAGCTTGGAACGTGTTCTAGCGATTTACCGCTACCTCATCACTCTTTTCCAAAAGGCTTTGGATGTGACTGATGAAGAAGGTGACGACGTTACAAACGATATCTTTGTTGGGGCTAAGGCTGAACTTGAGAAAACCGTTTGGATGCTTGCAGCAGAACTCGGACAAGCTCCTGGTTTGTAAGATATAGTTGCTACCCCTTTTATCATTAGGTACTTGATAAGTGCCCATGACCAATCATCTTTTAAAAGTCATGTAACTGTAAAAAGTTGCATGATTTTTTTGTTTGCTGGACTTAGGACACATTGTCAAAAGTAGGATTTTACGGTATAATAGTTGCTGTTCGAGAAATTTTGATTTTCAAAAAATAGTGAAATGTTATAAGGAGAACCCATGAACAACTTACCAAATTGTCCAAAATGTAATTCAGAATATGTCTACGAAGATGGAAGTCTCTTGGTCTGTCCAGAGTGTGCCTATGAGTGGAATCCTGCAGAAGTTGCAGAAGTAGAAGAAGGTGTTGTTGCTATCGATGCCAATGGAAATAAATTGGCTGACGGCGATACTGTAACTCTTATCAAGGATTTGAAAGTAAAAGGTGCGCCAAAGGATTTGAAACAAGGAACTCGTGTTAAAAATATCCGTATCGTAGAAGGTGACCACAACATCGATTGTAAGATTGATGGTTTTGGAGCTATGAAACTCAAATCAGAATTTGTTAAGAAAATCTAGCCATGAAACTGAATTATAAATTTATCTTTTATAGTCGTGTGCTCTTGTTCTTAGCGGCATTTACAGGAGTTTATTTGGAGATTACCAAGCACGGTGGTTTTGGTATGCTCCTTTACTACACTGTGTTGTCCAATCTTTTGGTAACGATTTTCACGGGTTATCTGCTCCGTGTGATGAGCCGTTCAGGTGAAAATTGGCAAAGTCCGACCTTGCTTCGTCTCAAGGGTGGTGTTACCATGAGTATCATGATTACCTGTGTGATTTACCATTTTATGCTTGCTCCGATTGCGACAGACTTTTACCGTGTGGAAAATTTCCTTTGCCACTATATCGTTCCACTCTGGTTTTTAGCCGACACCCTCTTCTTTGATAAACAGTGTCGATACAAGATCTGGGATCCAGTCTTGTGGACCATCTTGCCCTTGGTTTATATGATTTTTGCCTTGTTTAACGGCCTGGTCTTAAAACTCAATATTCCGAATTCCAAGGACAATCCCTTCCCTTATTTCTTTTTAAATGTGAACAAGGGTTGGGACGTGGTTATCAAATGGTGTTTGATCATTTTTGCGGCGTATATGGTTGCAGGCTTTATCTTCTATCTGATCAAGCAAATCAAGCGAAAATAGTCTCCCTATGAGGAAAGTTAGGACGGAGTCTCTAGTTCAATCGGGCTCCTTCTTTTCTTGCCATCTTCCTTTTAAAAGGATCAACAGTGAGAAATATATAGAAAGAAAATCCATGAAACAATTTTTAGAACGGGCTAGTATTTTGGCCCTCTCCCTCGTTTTGATTACCTCCTTTTCCATCTCGAGTGCTTTACCAGCCATGTTTGACTACTATCAAGGCTACCCCAAAGAACAAATCGAGCTCTTGGTCAGCCTTCCTTCTTTTGGAATCATGATCATGCTGATTTTAAATGGTTTTTTGGAACGTTTGTTTCCTGAGCGTCTTCAGATTAGTTTAGGGCTTCTCATCCTCTCTATCGGGGGAACAGCCCCCTTCTGGTATCAGGATTATAACTTTGTCTTTGCGATGCGGATTTTATTTGGTTTGGGTGTGGGGATGATCAATGCCAAGGCCATTTCTATTATCAGTGAACGCTATCATGGAAAGACACGGATCCAGATGCTGGGCCTTCGAGGATCGGCAGAAGTTGTCGGGGCGTCGATTTTGACTCTAGTGGTAGGTCAACTCTTATCCCTGGGATGGACAGTGACCTTCTTGGCCTACAGTGCGGGATTTTTAGTATTAATCCTTTATCTCCTATTTGTCCCTTATGGCAAAGAGAAGAAAGAGACTAAGAAAAAAGAGGTTGAAGCCGCTCGTCTCACAGGACAGATGAAAGGTTTGATTTTCCTTTTGGCTGTTGAAGCAGCAGTCGTTGTCTGCACCAACACAGCTATCACTATTCGTATCCCTAGTCTGATGGTTGAAAGAGGTCTAGGGGATGCTCAGATATATAGTTTGGTTCTGAGTGCCATGCAGTTAATTGGTATTTTGGCTGGTGTGAGTTTCTCATTCTTTATCTCGCTTTTCAAAGAAAGATTGCTCCTTTGGTCGGGTATCACCTTTGGATTGGGTCAGATTGTGATTGCCTGGTCTCAATCATTAGGGATGATGGTAATCGGTAGTATTGTCTCAGGTTTTGCCTACAGCGTAGCCTTGACCACTGTCTTTCAGATTTTATCGGAGAGAATTCCAGCCAAACTCCTTAATCAGGCAACTTCCTTAGCAGTATTAGGATGTAGCTTTGGTGCCTTTACCACACCATTCGTTCTGGGGGCTGTCGGTATGGTCACTCAAAACGGGATGCTGGTCTTCACCATTCTAGGATGCTGGTTAATAGTGACTTCCGTATTTGTCATGTTTTCTCTTCGAAAGAAAGCTTAGGATTGATTTCCTAAGTTTTTCTTTTTGGTTTTTGTCCCCAGACAATTATTGTTTTTTAAACTTGTTTGTACTATTATTTCCTGATAAAATAGACACATGACAAGATATAAAGCAATCATTTCTTATGACGGTTACGCTTTTGCTGGTTTTCAGCGCCAGCCTCATGCGCGGAGCGTTCAGGAGGAAATCGAAAAAACGTTAACCAGATTAAATAAGGGGCGAGCCATCACTGTTCACGGTGCTGGTAGGACTGATAGTGGGGTTCATGCCCTGGGACAGGTTATTCATTTTGATCTGCCCTATCAGATGGATGAGGAAAAACTCCGTTTTGCTCTGGATACCCAGTCTCCAGAAGATATCGATGTGATTTCGATTGAGATTGTGGCAGATGACTTTCATTGCCGTTATGCTAAGCATAGCAAGACCTATGAGTTTATCGTGGATAGGGGGCGTCCCAAAAATCCTATGCGTCGTCACTATGCCACTCACTTTCCTTATCCACTCGATGTGGAACGGATGCAGGCGGCCATCAAAAAGCTAGAGGGAACCCATGATTTCACCGGTTTTACCGCCTCTGGGACTAGTGTAGAGAACAAGGTTCGAACCATTACAGAAGCCAGCCTTAGTGTTGATGAGACAGGCCAATTTTTGACCTTTACCTTTTCAGGAAATGGTTTCTTGTATAAGCAGATTCGCAATATGGTGGGGACAATGCTCAAAATCGGAAATAATCGAATGCCAGTTGAGCAGATTGACCTCATCTTGGAGAAGAAGGACAGGCAACTTGCAGGTCCCACGGCTGCACCGAATGGCTTGTATTT
Above is a window of Streptococcus oralis subsp. dentisani DNA encoding:
- a CDS encoding ABC transporter ATP-binding protein, encoding MKTQSSLARLWSYLKAYRFSVFFAVFLKVLSVVMSVLEPFVLGLAITELTKNLLDMANGLAGAHINTGYIGTVLIIYLFRGLLYELGSYYSNYFMTNAVQSMTQDLRNEMTEKLNRIPVSFFDKHQFGDLLGRFTSDVETVSNALQQSFLQIVNVVLTIVLVMGMVLYLNFQLAIVVILSIPVTYFGARSILKRSQPYFKEQAAILGRMNGYVQENLTGFNVLKLYGREESSHKEFSKITDDLQRVGFKASFISGLMMPALHAVSDLTYLIVAVLGGLQVIAGRLTVGNMQAFVQYVWQVSQPIQNITQLAGQMQSAKSSLDRIFDILDETEEVKGEELEILEPLTGQVTFQHVDFQYVENKPLIRDFNLEVQPGEMVAIVGPTGAGKTTLINLLMRFYDVTAGAILVDGQDIRQLSRQDYRRQFGMVLQDAWLYEGTIKENLRFGNLDASDEEIIEAAKAANVDHFIRTLPSGYNMEMNQESSNISLGQKQLLTIARALLANPKILILDEATSSVDTRLELLIQKAMKRLMKGRTSFVIAHRLSTIQEADKILVLKDGQIIEQGNHESLLQEKGFYYDLYQSQFSSKSDQVS
- a CDS encoding MFS transporter, which encodes MKQFLERASILALSLVLITSFSISSALPAMFDYYQGYPKEQIELLVSLPSFGIMIMLILNGFLERLFPERLQISLGLLILSIGGTAPFWYQDYNFVFAMRILFGLGVGMINAKAISIISERYHGKTRIQMLGLRGSAEVVGASILTLVVGQLLSLGWTVTFLAYSAGFLVLILYLLFVPYGKEKKETKKKEVEAARLTGQMKGLIFLLAVEAAVVVCTNTAITIRIPSLMVERGLGDAQIYSLVLSAMQLIGILAGVSFSFFISLFKERLLLWSGITFGLGQIVIAWSQSLGMMVIGSIVSGFAYSVALTTVFQILSERIPAKLLNQATSLAVLGCSFGAFTTPFVLGAVGMVTQNGMLVFTILGCWLIVTSVFVMFSLRKKA
- a CDS encoding Pr6Pr family membrane protein is translated as MKLNYKFIFYSRVLLFLAAFTGVYLEITKHGGFGMLLYYTVLSNLLVTIFTGYLLRVMSRSGENWQSPTLLRLKGGVTMSIMITCVIYHFMLAPIATDFYRVENFLCHYIVPLWFLADTLFFDKQCRYKIWDPVLWTILPLVYMIFALFNGLVLKLNIPNSKDNPFPYFFLNVNKGWDVVIKWCLIIFAAYMVAGFIFYLIKQIKRK
- a CDS encoding ABC transporter ATP-binding protein, with the protein product MLYIWSYLKKYPKWLFLDFFGAVFFVIVNLGLPTVLARMIDEGVNKGNEHQLYVWATIMLVIILCGTLGRIVLSYAASKLTTNMVKDMRDDLYAKLQEYSHHEYEKIGVSSLVTRITSDAFVLMQFAEQTLKLGVITPMMMLSSILMIFLTSPSLAWIVAFAVPFLAVVVIYVAVKTRPLSEKQQKTLDKINQYARENLMGLRVIRAFAREEFQEERFAGQNAVYAANSNRLFKLTGLTEPLFVQIIIAMIVAIVWFALDPIKQGSLQIGDLVAFIEYSFHALLSFLFLSNLFTMYPRTAVSSERLKEVMDMPISIDSNEGGVRETATHGYLEFENVTFAYPGETENPVLHNISFSAKPGETIAFIGSTGSGKSSLVQLIPRFYDVTLGKIKVDGIDVRDYRLKSLRQKIGFIPQKALLFTGTIAENIRYGKEDASHKDLHQAADVAQAKDFIESREEGFATHLAEGGSNLSGGQKQRLSIARAVIKNPDIYIFDDSFSALDYRTDAILRRRLKEVTQNATVLIVAQRVGTIMDADQIIVLDKGEIVGRGRHEELMETNDIYREIAESQLKNASLTEE
- the truA gene encoding tRNA pseudouridine(38-40) synthase TruA → MTRYKAIISYDGYAFAGFQRQPHARSVQEEIEKTLTRLNKGRAITVHGAGRTDSGVHALGQVIHFDLPYQMDEEKLRFALDTQSPEDIDVISIEIVADDFHCRYAKHSKTYEFIVDRGRPKNPMRRHYATHFPYPLDVERMQAAIKKLEGTHDFTGFTASGTSVENKVRTITEASLSVDETGQFLTFTFSGNGFLYKQIRNMVGTMLKIGNNRMPVEQIDLILEKKDRQLAGPTAAPNGLYLKEIRYEE
- a CDS encoding zinc ribbon domain-containing protein YjdM; this encodes MNNLPNCPKCNSEYVYEDGSLLVCPECAYEWNPAEVAEVEEGVVAIDANGNKLADGDTVTLIKDLKVKGAPKDLKQGTRVKNIRIVEGDHNIDCKIDGFGAMKLKSEFVKKI
- a CDS encoding Dps family protein encodes the protein MVELKKDALKDVTTLSKSAPEALAKTKEVLNQAVADLYVAHIALHQVHWYMRGRGFQVWHPKMDEYMDSLDGYLDEVSERLITLGGKPYSTLTEFLQHSEIEEEEGEFRNVEESLERVLAIYRYLITLFQKALDVTDEEGDDVTNDIFVGAKAELEKTVWMLAAELGQAPGL
- the tpiA gene encoding triose-phosphate isomerase, producing MSRKPFIAGNWKMNKNPEEAKAFVEAVASKLPSSDLVEAGIAAPAVDLTAVLAAAKGSNLKVAAQNCYFENAGAFTGETSPQVLKEIGTDYVVIGHSERRDYFHETDEDINKKAKAIFANGMLPIICCGESLETYEAGKAAEFVGAQVSAALAGLTAEQVAASVIAYEPIWAIGTGKSASQDDAQKMCKVVRDVVAADFGQEVADKVRVQYGGSVKPENVASYMACPDVDGALVGGASLEAESFLALLDFVK